The Silene latifolia isolate original U9 population chromosome 4, ASM4854445v1, whole genome shotgun sequence region AAACAACCGACCTTGTACCCGACATCAGAAACTTCATACACCAAACACAACTCTTCATTCCAATCTGTCTTCAACGAGTTGGTTAGGAACCGCAGGTTCCTAAACCCCGTTTTCCAAAAACCGTTGGTCATTGTCACGGCCAAGGACGCGTCAGATGTCCAAGCTACGCTTGTCTGCTGCAAAAGGCATAACGTACAATTGAGGGTCCGAGGTGGTGGCCATGACATGGAAGGCACATCTTACATTGCCAACGGAGTGCCTTTTGTTATTCTTGACATGCTCAATATGAGGTCTATTAAAATTAACATTGAGGAAGAGACCGCGTCTATACAAGCAGGGGCTCTTCTGGGCGAGGTCTACTATGCCCTCGCCCAGAAGAGCCGCGTGCATGCCTTTCCTGGAGGGGTGTGCCCTACGGTAGGGGTCACCGGGCACTTTAGTGGAGGCGGGTATGGTAACTTGATGAGGGAATACGGACTATCCACTGACCATGTTGTGGATGCGCTCTTAGTCGATGTTGATGGAAAGGTTCTTAATAGAACATCGATGGGGGAGGATCGTTTTTGGGCCATTAGAGGAGGCGGGGCAGCCAGCTTCGGGATTGTCCTAGCATGGAAAGTAATGCTTGTTCGCGTTCCACCTTTAGTCACCGTCTTTCGGGTGACACGTTCCCTTGAGCAAGGCGCGTCCGAGACCATGTATAGGTGGCAAGAAATAGCCCCAAATCTACCTAAAAAGATTTTCATAAGAGTCCGAGTTACGGTACTCCCCAAAGCCGAGTTGAAATTTTCCTTCATTGGGCTATTTCTGGGATCGACTCAGGAACTTGTCGAGTTATTAGACGAGAAGTTCCCCGAATTGGGATTATCAACCAAGGATTGCAATGAAATGCCATGGGTGAATTCGACTCTATTTTGGGCGGATGCTCCGGTTGAAACTCCAACCCAGTTTCTGATCAGTAGGCAAGACGAAAAAGTGTCTAGGAAGGTTAAATCAGATTTTGTTGTCGAACCAATTCCAAAACAAGGAATCGAGAAAATATGCAAAGCAATGTTAAACATGCAAGGATTAGTGATGGAATGGAACCCTTATGGCGGGAGGATGAGCGAGATCCCAGGGAACGAGATTGCGTATCCTCACCATGCAGGTATTTTGTTCAAGATCGAATACGACTTCAAGTGGTACGAAACCGGGATTGAAGTGGATAAGTACCATGTAGAACTGTCAAGGAGTTTTTACAAGTTTATGACACCCTATGTTTCCAAATCTCCAAGGATGgctttgttccgggtgtaattccggagcaggatttgttaccacgtaagcttgtagaatgatgactttgcttgactcttcctttcggcctctcctgaaacaatgaacaaactgagggctcggcttggtaccgagcgaactcactccgacgctcaagtcagtaaacttaaatagattaagttgtgtgttacttggcaaagtatattgtagagagataagggagtttataccagatttatAGTGAGCATTAGGGtgaattgtggattattggatagttttcggatccttttctcaatgaggattgaggagtatttatagactttcaccttttgtcacgtagtggccaagtggcagatcaggtggaaagactgttctaccctcggccgagggacccatggcaggccggctggccttgttgactccatgccgaggggtcttggatatgagtacgcggatatgtctcccggctggccggttgcctagccgagacccaagtgacaggccgacagtcGTCGGTTAAttttgtctaatacgttgacttgctgtggatgtctttgaccttgctcaatatgttgactcggtcagcgggtgcagaatatgccccatcaatttgcccccagcgtagtctatgccgtggtatggaccttcgatgagtgttgagcgtattctgcgcaagttgaatttcttccccgacttcttcttctccggcttggttctgctcaggccgtatcgtatcccccctccacatggatgtgtaatggacatcaaatgtggaaacgaaaatggcgctggctgagaccgaggttgagagtgccgtgtgcttttgattgcccccggccggtgctgccaagcttggttgatcagctggccgttagcaagtagataccaaggagcgtgtttgaagaagatacgtcgattggcattctgtcaaggagcgtgttgaagaagatacgtcgattggcattctgtggctgcatgcttgacacgtggctcggcattgattggttgacgtttcatgggctttgccctgattggtccgtttcatgggctttgctctataaatagagcagttagcccctgattttggccaccaaaaattcattttctcaaaaaaaatttcCCTCTCTTAGTTTTCttcgaagaaacttctctctagtcttcaaagcgttactcggcgtaacacttttccaaggtaaacaaacaaattttccaacttttatttgtcaagtttttgttgtcattatgtcttctgctgatgccggacccaGTACTTCTgtgccggggggcgaaccgttgcatcctgatgaagaggaggcactgattgccaccccgatagggtttgggggtcctaagtcgccttctcctgaggttgatcccaaatttttggagggttttgaggataatgatgatgatgaggcgaccccttctgccGTAAGGAGGCCGCTTATTTCGTTTCACggtgatgcctgctcgatcagtcctgatcgtgcctggacgaataagttcgctagcTGCTCCGGTTCTGAATTTTTTgaacaccattactccttcggcaggggttatagaattgttatccctgaggagggtcaggccgtctgttgccctcccgagggttgtatcggcgtatacatcagacacctggagtatgggctccggtttcctctgaatgaatacgttgctgccattattaaagccatgaatgtcgccgtggcccaactgcatccgttggccatcaggacgattgttggttttgtatggttgtgtcttttcaaaggggaggccccaacggtgaacctctttcgccggcttcaccaccttcgacagaacgtcctaggtggcacggggtggtatagcatacagactgagccgggttatatcaccgtctctaagcttacttcttgcaaggactggaaggggcggtgggtatacgttgaggttccggaagACTactcgctgccccggtcctttcagcaCCGCGTCAATTTACGGTGTGAGAaccaaggggagcatgacaaatacgtctcccggagtaagcttaagatggacgccagcagggtctatcttaatgaggacgaaacgcgggcaatggccctgtttgaggctgagaaggatgggacgccgaagggatggatgcccccgacgtagatcgttcttcaggatgagctgctctgccacgtcggcctcataccggccctcgaacagggtgagtggggtcggtgtgaggcccatctttgctttttatgtttctgtatttgaaccttgttttatttcttttgcttaattcctgcttcgtttcttttgcagaccgatttggcccggaactgTCTGTCTCCGTCCTCGAGAGGTTGGGTCTTGACGAGAACAGGAGAGTTGTTGAGCCGCATCCTAAAGCCGgaccacgtgatcgcagaccggctcctcacgaacttatggagcagcatATGAAAGCactggatgtgacggcggctcaggcgcggattgccggtaacgtgccgcgccggaaatcaaagacaacgtctacggcggcaacggcATCAACCCCAGCTCAATCTGCAATCCCCGttgtccaaaaggagcaggtggtggtggtcgtcgatgttgaagaggaggacACCGTTGCGGAGGGTCCTCCTctttcaaataagagaaaagaggcagCGTCTGCTGCTGCCGCTGTTACCGAGGCCGTTAAAGAAAAgggtcctccaaccaagaaggccaaggctggtacggatctaacctatggctcagatttagctggttcattaggcattcctgatgacaggctttccgacatgtcaatgaatgttgacatggatgctttgtccgaattttttgtagatcaaccgctgccggCTATccctctcactgaacggcaactggggaagcggcctgtgcagacgggcaatcaaaatgtcaccgtcgactcctcatccctgaAGGTTACCCCCGCTCAGATTGCGGCGGAGGGTGCAAGGTTGTCCCGgaagctggcgaagtggactgaaatagccggcgctcacattatggagcaagaaaagctcatggctGAGGCAGCtcctgcgcttgaacggcttaggctcgatCTTGCCGCTGCtgagaaggaggccgagaggtcgaGGGTGGATTCCCAGGCCGCCAAGAAGGAtctcctcgctgagcgaaagcttagggaggacgctgaaaaggcggtcctagccgtgagagccaaggttgaggctgcgttggctgaggccgctaagctgcgggaggagaaggACAAGCTTGATGGCGGCTACAAGctcatggttgagcagaggggaAGATGGAAGGACCTGCACGACACCGAGGTGAAGGAGCATAAGAACACAAAGGCtgtccttgctcagagggagaaggacattgagacgctccaaaccgtcatcatccctaacatgtgtgctCGCACAGGGGACCAGCCGaggatgctaccagggatgtaattaaagagctctttcctgaaggctccttcccgtggcaaaaatttgaccagCTGCTTGATGAGAAGGCGGTTGCTGCGGAGGCAAAGGCTACGGAGGAGGCAGAGGCGAAGAAGACCGCTGAGGAGGctgcggccaaggcggcccatgccgaaaaggtgaaggcggccagggaggaagctgagagggcgaagctgccaagtcggcttctgggCCGCCCACTGGTGGTGATGCTactactgctgccggtggcgagcaaaaacaggcatagggagacgggcggtcgtcaccagattcacccgcccttggatagcttcagctgttcgggggccaactattgagcctttcctccctgccatccttttggcgcttcaaatgatatgtctgtaaccttttgttgtacttttttgttttttgtaaaactttggtaggttgtgttaaggctatccctatggggacggccgtcatcTTCGTTTTGTATCACCTGTAAATATGtcaataagagtttgtttattttgcctccggcttggccgaggtctttatcttaTTCTCATCTGAGTTGTCTCCTTACGTTTTTAACATTTTGAGTgctttctcgtttttttttcttcggcctggccgaggcagttagaatatgcatctcaattgtacttaaacgtttttaaacatgttggcatgttggtcgcttcctccttcactctcggtctggccgaggcgtcagatttgcgcttcccaaccgccgttgtaaaCATGCTCTtgaacatgttggcatgtcggtcgcttcctccttcactcccggtcttagccgaggcgtcagatttgcgcttcccaaccgccgttgtgaacatgttagcgtatcgatcgttgtgtccccgtcactcccggctttggccgaggcaatcggggttacggctcgacagcgttcgtatctatagactatattgatcgcttcctcgttcactctcggtctggccgaggcgtcagatttgcgtctcaactgtacttatacgttcttaagcatattggtcgctttcgcgagtatcaactgctgttggcagatcgcgtttccctcgtcactcccggctttggccgaggcagtcgagtttacgttttgactgctttccgtatctagacatattgatcgcttcctctgccactcccggttTAGCCggggcggtcagatttgcgtttctcaacagTGCTCATACGCTCTTCTTCTtgggtagtgactgcccggctttggccgcggcgtctactttggtaggaCTATGGAGGGGGACtcttcattttgatggaaaacttggaacacttttcattagatataatcatgcgttggggtgcccacaacggtctcggacacctccgccgctatatgaagtattttctaaggttgtctgtgttccagtggctcattagaggcactccctacATGTCtatcagccggtatgtccccggcctcatttcttcaaccactttgtagggtccttcccagttggccgtcattttaccatggatgtttcctttgttggttgcggctgactttcttaggactagatctcctactcttaagtctcttttgtggaccctacggttgtatgctcttctcattcggttttgatatactgccaagttaagccgtgccgtgtctcggctttcttcgaccaggtctagggaggctttcaggcctttctcattttcgactgggttaaaggtttgcgttctgaatgtcggcaccgttgcctcaattggcaggacggcctcagacccatagactaggtgaaatggactgtaccctgttgcttctttttccgtggttcgaagtgaccacaggacgccgggtagttcatcagcccacctcccttttagatcttcaaccttctttttcaatcCGTTCAAtgttgttttattagctgcctctgcctgcccgttgctctgagggtggcagacggaggagtatgtgaatttgataccgagctcttccagccagttcatcaccatgtcactccaaaactctcggccgtggtcaaataccatgacttggggtaacccaaaacgagttatgatgttctcccagattacctttcttacggccgccgtggtcttggcaggtaccgcgacagcttcgacccatttggtgaagtagtcaacggcgacgattaggtacttccttcctccggaggccgtcggaaatagccctaataaatccatcccccactgtgcaaacggtagggggctaagtactggttgcaagtctcgggaaggtgcgtgtatcaccggagcatgtatctgacaattcttgcactttttggtcttagctctggaatcctcaagtatggtaggccagaagtagccggctcggagagctttgtgggctagcgttcttgcccccatgtgatgtccacagatgccttcgtgaatttctgtcagtatgagctccgcgtcggctgggccgacacattttaaaagtggtcttattacggaccttctatacaattctccttcaaataccaagtaccttgcggcgatcctttttatcttctgagagagactgcggtcctccggtaactcttttgttagtttgtatttcattatcggagtcatccacgtcgtctcggcttcggtgtcgcccaccatgccgacggtctcagtgatgattttagcattcctgatatccaccagcacggttcggctgacattcttgatggttgaactcggcaagttttgagagagtgtcggctcggttgttctcggacactgggatgcattggatttggaaagatttcaattttgcgatgtcgcttttaccctttccgggtatcttaccatcccatcgtctcgagcctcatactctcctctgatttggttagtcaccaatagtgagtctgtcttcaacacaatgtgttccgccccggcagctctagctagctcgactccagttatcaccgcctcgtattcggattcattgtttgaggccgagaaggtaaatttcaaggcatactcaaactcgtccccgtttgggctgatgataaggatgccggctcctgagctgttcgtcgtggaggacccgtcggtgtatacttcccacactccgggatttggttcttcttgatatgtgcactcggccaggaagtctgcaagtgtctgcccctttatcgagggcctcggcttgtattgaatgccgaagccggataactctactgcccatttgatgagcctgccggatttttcgaatttttccaatgctttctccaatggctggtcggttaggaccgtcacggggggTGTGTCGAAGTAAGGTTtgatttccttgcggcaacgacggcaaagaaaggtcgctttttcgatcgtgggtaatttctttcggccagcgatgtatggctgataaagtagattgggttttttgcttgtcttcttctcgacgattaagatcgaccgtggccgaggtaatctgctatgtatagatatagcgtctccccaaagatcggccgacGGGAggtcgggagagtttgaagatgagctttggTTGCctcgaaagccgtgctctgttcctccccagtgaagtctttattccccttcaacactttgaagaatggggtgctcttgtcggctgaccgagagatgaaacgggcaagaaccgccatcctcccggtcaacatcataacctcttttcggttcctcggctccggtaggtccagtattgcttggactttctctggattggcatcaattcccctggcgctgacaagcacgccgaggaacttacctgcccggacaccgaagttgcatttcattgggttaagtttcatcttgtatttccttagtgaacaaaatgtttcgctcaagtcgccaagtgctcatttgtcggacttgctttttacaatagcatcgtcgacgtaagcctcgatgtttcgccctttttgatcttgaaacactttgtccaccagcctagtgtaagttgcgccagcgtttttcaaaccgaacggcatcattttatacatgtatgtgccgtgtatggtgatgaatgcgcacttagacatgtcttcttcggccatgaatacctgatggtaccctgagaaggcgtctaacaggcttagcatagtgtagcctgccgttgcgtcaattaagctatctattcgaggcaagggatagcaatctttagggcatgctttattaagatttgtaaaattaACACActtcctccacccccctgatgacttcttcaccattacaacatttgctagccactcagggtaagtacaaggcatgataaagcctgcctctaacaatttgtctacctcggccttgatggcctcatctttctcggccgaggagttccttatcttctgcttgacagggcgagcggtggagagcacgttcagcttgtgaacgatcacctatcggctcacgcctggcatctcggcggctgagtacgcgaagacgtctttgttcttcctcgcagtctaggagatcggctacgaattttggctccaggccgacaccgacagttacggtgcgtcctgggtcaatttccacttgctcggtcttggctccttcgaccatgccgacggtgttcatcggatcaccctcttgttgtaaggatgggctcttccctttctctgatttcttcgcca contains the following coding sequences:
- the LOC141651032 gene encoding berberine bridge enzyme-like 5, encoding MSNYNSSYKTVRYFQVQEMLILLLLGTILVGVVSEDDTVFLNCLEKQPTLYPTSETSYTKHNSSFQSVFNELVRNRRFLNPVFQKPLVIVTAKDASDVQATLVCCKRHNVQLRVRGGGHDMEGTSYIANGVPFVILDMLNMRSIKINIEEETASIQAGALLGEVYYALAQKSRVHAFPGGVCPTVGVTGHFSGGGYGNLMREYGLSTDHVVDALLVDVDGKVLNRTSMGEDRFWAIRGGGAASFGIVLAWKVMLVRVPPLVTVFRVTRSLEQGASETMYRWQEIAPNLPKKIFIRVRVTVLPKAELKFSFIGLFLGSTQELVELLDEKFPELGLSTKDCNEMPWVNSTLFWADAPVETPTQFLISRQDEKVSRKVKSDFVVEPIPKQGIEKICKAMLNMQGLVMEWNPYGGRMSEIPGNEIAYPHHAGILFKIEYDFKWYETGIEVDKYHVELSRSFYKFMTPYVSKSPRMALFRV